A region from the Geobacter benzoatilyticus genome encodes:
- a CDS encoding tRNA-uridine aminocarboxypropyltransferase, which yields MGIRAKRSERCERCRMHLERCVCPAIPRYDLATRVVLVMHHREYPKPTATGPLALEALPNSELRIHGERDSLLDLSDLAVPERRTLLLYPGDDVPVLTRELVERDPRPVTLVVPDGTWRQASRMGRRLPGLAHAEMVRLPEGLPTQWGVRREHHPQGLATFEAIARALGIIESPAVQTGLEELFRLMVQRTLEAGGRTVTSD from the coding sequence ATGGGAATCCGAGCGAAGCGAAGCGAGCGGTGCGAACGCTGCCGCATGCACCTTGAGCGGTGTGTCTGCCCGGCTATACCCCGGTATGACCTGGCGACCAGGGTGGTCCTCGTCATGCACCACCGGGAATACCCGAAACCCACGGCCACCGGCCCCCTTGCCCTGGAGGCTCTGCCCAACAGCGAGCTCCGCATCCATGGCGAGCGGGATTCCCTCCTGGACCTGAGCGACCTGGCAGTGCCGGAGCGGCGGACTCTTCTCCTCTACCCCGGCGACGACGTGCCGGTCCTGACGCGGGAACTCGTGGAACGGGATCCCCGCCCCGTCACCCTGGTGGTCCCCGACGGCACCTGGCGCCAGGCGTCCCGCATGGGGCGACGGCTCCCCGGCCTCGCCCACGCTGAGATGGTGCGGCTCCCCGAGGGGCTCCCCACTCAATGGGGAGTCCGCCGGGAGCACCACCCCCAAGGGCTGGCCACCTTCGAGGCCATCGCCCGGGCCCTGGGGATCATTGAATCACCGGCAGTCCAGACGGGTCTGGAGGAGCTCTTCCGCCTTATGGTGCAAAGGACTCTCGAAGCCGGCGGACGCACCGTAACTTCCGATTGA
- a CDS encoding Crp/Fnr family transcriptional regulator, with amino-acid sequence MELTEILKKSLLFSGLDGEHLDEVAAIATRRPFGRGETLFSEGEPANGFYLLAQGSMKLCKVSPDGKEKVLHFVHPGETFAEAAFFGDGKYPAEARATDKGEALFFPREGFMGLLERNPRFSLNLIISLSLMLRRFARQIEELTFAEVPARLAAHLVELAERKSTVFQGTTYLDLDVKKGELASRLGTVSETLSRSFRKLKEEGLIEVEGSRVVIYDMEKLKGAAGRRPA; translated from the coding sequence TTGGAACTGACAGAGATCCTCAAGAAATCCCTCCTCTTTTCCGGCCTGGACGGCGAACACTTGGACGAAGTAGCTGCCATCGCCACGCGGCGTCCCTTCGGCCGGGGTGAGACCCTCTTCTCCGAAGGGGAGCCGGCCAACGGCTTCTATCTCCTGGCCCAGGGGAGCATGAAGCTCTGCAAGGTTTCCCCCGACGGGAAAGAAAAGGTTCTCCACTTTGTCCACCCAGGCGAGACCTTCGCTGAGGCCGCTTTCTTCGGCGATGGCAAGTACCCGGCAGAAGCCCGGGCCACGGACAAAGGGGAGGCGCTTTTTTTTCCGAGGGAGGGTTTCATGGGCCTCTTGGAGCGGAACCCCCGCTTCTCCCTGAACCTCATCATCTCCCTTTCCCTCATGCTCCGCCGCTTCGCCCGGCAGATAGAGGAACTCACCTTTGCCGAGGTGCCGGCACGGCTCGCCGCCCACCTGGTGGAACTGGCCGAGCGCAAATCCACGGTCTTTCAGGGGACCACCTATCTGGATCTGGATGTGAAAAAGGGAGAACTGGCGTCGCGCCTCGGCACGGTCAGCGAGACCCTGTCGCGCTCGTTCCGGAAGCTGAAGGAGGAGGGGCTAATCGAGGTGGAGGGGAGCCGGGTGGTAATCTACGATATGGAGAAATTGAAGGGCGCCGCCGGCCGGCGGCCGGCCTAG
- a CDS encoding lysophospholipid acyltransferase family protein produces MDTILPLRKRLKWQLGTFAAAAASMPVLLLPTPAAVALGGATGSLAYRLLGKVRRNTVANIRNSLPALRAMEGWDPAAGTPEELARSTFANLGKSVVEMIKLYFGQGRWLVERTELRGLEHYLKAKERGKGVIFITGHCDNWELVAHAFGTHAEGMAVVARRQKFEPLTLLLERLRNRHGNSIIYADGAARQIFFRLRKNGAIGLLMDQAVPSHEGELVEFLGRKAWTTTMPALLAAKTGAALVPGFGHREGNRHVVEFFPEIVPDPSGDPVATTRLLNRAIEQYIARHPDQWLWVYNRWKRVPKG; encoded by the coding sequence GTGGACACTATCCTACCTCTACGCAAACGCCTCAAGTGGCAACTGGGCACCTTCGCGGCCGCCGCCGCATCCATGCCCGTGCTGCTGCTTCCCACACCGGCCGCAGTGGCTCTGGGGGGCGCAACTGGCTCCCTCGCCTACCGGTTACTGGGGAAAGTTCGCCGGAACACTGTCGCCAACATCAGGAACTCGCTCCCGGCCCTACGGGCCATGGAAGGGTGGGACCCCGCCGCCGGCACGCCCGAAGAGCTCGCGCGAAGCACTTTCGCCAACCTGGGAAAGTCTGTCGTCGAGATGATAAAGCTCTATTTCGGCCAGGGGAGATGGCTGGTGGAGCGGACGGAACTGCGGGGGCTGGAGCACTACCTGAAGGCAAAGGAACGGGGTAAGGGGGTAATCTTCATCACCGGGCACTGCGACAACTGGGAACTGGTGGCCCACGCCTTCGGCACCCACGCCGAAGGGATGGCGGTGGTGGCCCGCCGCCAGAAATTCGAACCCTTAACGCTGCTGCTGGAGCGCCTGCGCAACCGGCACGGCAACAGCATCATCTATGCTGACGGCGCGGCCCGCCAGATCTTTTTCCGGCTCCGAAAAAACGGCGCCATCGGCCTTCTCATGGACCAGGCGGTCCCTTCCCACGAGGGGGAGCTTGTGGAGTTCCTCGGCAGAAAGGCCTGGACCACCACCATGCCGGCACTGCTGGCGGCCAAGACGGGGGCGGCCCTGGTGCCCGGTTTCGGCCACCGGGAAGGCAATCGGCACGTGGTCGAGTTCTTCCCCGAGATCGTTCCCGACCCTTCAGGCGATCCCGTCGCCACAACCCGGCTCCTCAACCGGGCCATCGAGCAGTACATTGCCCGCCATCCCGACCAGTGGCTCTGGGTTTACAACCGCTGGAAGCGGGTACCCAAGGGCTAG
- a CDS encoding ATP-binding protein, producing MSRFRIQPGFILLLGVYLSATMLAVASPPPAYANYEARAANHILVLHSFHPGFPCADQVMEGIQDVMSNSSDRIHMDVEYLDMKRHQRAFKVSRMIDSVLIYKLQKRSFDLVVAVGNEALQYALDHSHDLFRGTPIITCATVGIDKPVTVPAEYTGVRADPDYAGIIRQALSLHPDTGRIVVIGGTLELTDRLNTQRLMAVAQTFAHRVEFDFWNDLPAEDIIERLQNTGTSTLLFANGSIWDRSGSLLSFYEQTGLLRQSRLPLCSAWNTYLGEGIVGGPLVDVREQGRIAARMALEVMHGKPVAAIPLRSPVSTPPTFDYEELQRLGIPPANLPPGHILVNGPKPFYNLSKSQFLWSVAILLGSISITLLLTWSFLLRRRAEARLRQSEQNYRNLSRQFRIILDGIPDSLTLISPDMKVIWSNKGAGDPFGAALRTVPGEYCCEMLYNRTTLCDNCPAVRAFESGENEESTIRTPDGRTLEVKAFPVREGTESVSHVIMLASDISEKVRLQEESVRTSRLASLGELAAGVAHEINNPNAVMILNSDLVKKACGEVMPLLRERIGLNPDLTIGGLPWTEMCMELPMLLVEMQESAGRIKRIVDDLKDFARADDADIREPVDLNEAVRASVRLVANAIKNSTDHFAINLTDGLPPFEGSLQRIEQVVINLIMNSCQSLTDKSKGITVGTFYDPYRQACVVQIRDEGRGIPAEVLPRISDPFFTTKRDSGGTGLGLSICMRIVKNYGGALEFHSDLGAGTTATLYLPADKEVVNA from the coding sequence ATGTCCCGATTCAGAATTCAGCCGGGCTTCATCTTGCTGTTGGGGGTTTACCTTTCAGCCACAATGCTTGCTGTTGCGAGTCCCCCCCCGGCATATGCCAACTATGAGGCACGGGCTGCCAATCACATCCTGGTGCTGCACTCCTTCCATCCGGGCTTCCCCTGTGCCGATCAGGTCATGGAGGGAATCCAGGATGTAATGTCGAATTCATCCGACCGGATTCACATGGATGTGGAATATCTCGATATGAAGCGCCATCAGCGGGCTTTCAAGGTTTCCCGCATGATCGATTCCGTGCTGATATACAAACTGCAGAAACGATCCTTTGACCTGGTGGTTGCTGTGGGAAACGAGGCGTTGCAGTATGCCCTCGACCATAGTCACGACCTGTTCCGCGGGACCCCCATCATTACCTGTGCCACCGTCGGCATCGATAAGCCAGTGACGGTGCCGGCAGAATATACCGGAGTCCGTGCCGACCCCGATTATGCGGGAATTATCCGCCAGGCGCTGTCGCTTCATCCCGATACCGGCAGGATAGTCGTCATCGGCGGCACCCTGGAGCTTACGGATCGCCTTAACACCCAACGCCTCATGGCCGTGGCCCAGACCTTCGCCCATCGGGTGGAGTTTGATTTCTGGAATGACCTGCCCGCCGAGGACATCATCGAGCGGTTGCAAAATACCGGGACGTCCACTCTGCTTTTCGCCAACGGATCGATATGGGACCGCTCCGGAAGCCTTCTGTCGTTTTACGAGCAGACCGGTCTGCTGAGGCAGTCCCGCCTTCCCCTTTGCAGCGCGTGGAACACCTATCTTGGTGAAGGGATTGTGGGGGGACCGCTCGTGGACGTGCGGGAACAGGGGCGCATTGCTGCGCGGATGGCGCTGGAGGTGATGCATGGCAAACCTGTGGCTGCTATCCCGCTCCGCTCCCCGGTATCTACGCCGCCAACCTTTGACTACGAGGAACTGCAGCGATTGGGAATACCACCAGCAAACCTGCCGCCGGGACATATACTGGTCAACGGGCCCAAGCCCTTTTACAATCTGAGCAAGTCCCAATTCCTCTGGTCGGTTGCCATTCTGCTCGGCTCAATTAGCATTACCCTGCTCCTCACCTGGAGCTTCCTGCTCCGCCGCCGGGCCGAAGCAAGGCTTCGCCAGAGCGAGCAGAACTACCGGAATCTCTCCCGGCAATTCCGGATTATCCTCGACGGCATCCCCGACAGTCTCACCCTCATCTCTCCCGACATGAAAGTGATCTGGTCCAACAAGGGGGCCGGCGATCCCTTCGGGGCCGCGCTGCGGACCGTTCCGGGAGAGTACTGCTGCGAAATGCTCTATAACCGGACCACGCTCTGCGACAACTGCCCGGCGGTAAGGGCTTTCGAATCGGGCGAAAACGAAGAATCCACCATAAGGACCCCCGACGGCCGGACCCTCGAAGTGAAGGCGTTTCCGGTCAGGGAGGGGACGGAAAGCGTAAGCCACGTCATCATGCTGGCCAGCGACATCTCGGAGAAGGTCAGGCTTCAGGAGGAATCGGTCCGGACGAGCCGGCTCGCCTCCCTGGGGGAGTTGGCTGCCGGCGTGGCCCATGAGATCAACAATCCCAACGCCGTTATGATTCTCAATTCCGATCTGGTCAAAAAGGCGTGCGGAGAGGTCATGCCGCTGCTTCGGGAGCGCATCGGCCTGAACCCCGACCTGACAATCGGAGGGCTCCCCTGGACGGAGATGTGCATGGAACTCCCCATGCTGCTGGTTGAAATGCAGGAGAGTGCCGGCCGCATCAAGCGGATCGTGGATGATCTGAAGGATTTTGCCCGGGCCGACGATGCCGACATCCGCGAACCGGTGGACCTCAACGAGGCGGTCCGGGCATCCGTGCGGCTGGTTGCCAACGCCATCAAGAATTCAACGGATCACTTCGCCATTAACCTGACAGACGGGTTGCCCCCCTTCGAGGGGAGCCTGCAGCGGATCGAACAGGTGGTGATCAATCTCATTATGAACTCCTGCCAGTCCCTGACGGACAAATCAAAGGGAATCACCGTGGGCACCTTCTACGACCCCTACCGTCAGGCCTGTGTGGTGCAGATACGGGACGAGGGGCGCGGAATCCCGGCGGAGGTGCTCCCCCGCATCTCCGACCCGTTTTTTACCACGAAACGGGACTCCGGCGGGACCGGTCTCGGACTATCCATCTGCATGCGCATCGTCAAGAATTACGGAGGGGCGCTTGAATTCCATTCGGATTTAGGCGCCGGAACGACGGCAACTTTGTATCTGCCGGCCGACAAGGAGGTTGTCAACGCATGA